One genomic segment of Carassius carassius chromosome 21, fCarCar2.1, whole genome shotgun sequence includes these proteins:
- the LOC132098051 gene encoding SRSF protein kinase 3-like, protein MISMNVSSSDNSLPQNSHGKKQKKKNKKHHKAEAAAVEISSLELGPQIPSSDELCHILTINRSSTPPESPPTPPLNLSQSPPDLQPPAPIPHSVPITVVSSPTVFSSPDTSSTPSAPSLVLPAVLSTTPPTPQAPANQTTPPLALSPPPPDFSPPPAELLGSDDEEQENPSDYCKGGYYPVKIGDLFNGRYHVVRKLGWGHFSTVWLCWDLQRKRFVALKVVKSAQHYTETALDEIKLLRCVRDSDPTDPKRERIVQLIDDFKISGVNGVHVCMVLEVLGHQLLKWIIKSNYMGLPMVCVKSILRQVLEGLDYLHTKCKIIHTDIKPENILLDVNEVYVRRLAAEATLWQKTGAPPPSGSSVSTAPREKQMGKLSKNKKKKLKRKAKRQQRLLDERLLDLQRMEELDGVLPLDASGNTRALWRLSEDGEGDDKHAQMNGNGHFIGALNKHSPESGLSWLEEGCNGFGPLRFSSPGSGLSGMSGSILSATSESALSGYSTERSLLSPNTYSAADFLVNPLEPQNADKIRIKIADLGNACWVHKHFTEDIQTRQYRALEVLIGAEYGPPADIWSTACMAFELATGDYLFEPHSGEDYTRDEDHIAHIIELLGPIPPHFALSGRYSREYFNRRGELRHISNLKPWGLFEVLLEKYEWPLDQAAQFSDFLLTMFEFIPENRATAAECLQHPWINS, encoded by the exons ATGATATCGATGAACG TATCCAGCAGCGACAACAGCCTTCCCCAGAACAGCCACGgcaaaaaacagaaaaagaaaaacaagaagcACCATAAAGCAGAGGCAGCAGCAGTGGAGATCTCTAGTTTGGAGCTGGG ACCCCAGATCCCCTCCTCAGATGAACTGTGTCACATCCTCACCATCAACAGATCCAGTACGCCTCCAGAGTCGCCCCCGACGCCCCCGTTAAACCTCTCCCAGAGCCCTCCAGACCTGCAGCCTCCGGCCCCCATCCCTCACTCCGTTCCCATCACAGTGGTTTCCTCACCCACCGTCTTCTCATCTCCAGACACATCTTCCACTCCCTCAGCACCTTCACTGGTTCTACCTGCTGTTCTCTCCACGACTCCTCCCACTCCACAGGCCCCGGCCAATCAGACTACCCCACCACTAGCTCTGAGCCCTCCCCCTCCAGACTTTTCCCCGCCCCCAGCAGAATTACTCGGGTCAGATGATGAAGAACAAGAGAATCCGTCAGATTACTGTAAAG gaggGTATTATCCAGTGAAGATTGGAGACCTGTTTAATGGCAGATATCATGTGGTCAGAAAACTAGGATGGGGTCATTTCTCCACTGTATGGCTTTGCTGGGATCTACA GCGGAAACGGTTTGTGGCACTGAAAGTGGTTAAAAGTGCCCAGCACTACACTGAGACTGCACTGGACGAGATTAAACTACTGAGATGT GTCCGAGACAGCGACCCCACAGACCCCAAAAGAGAGAGGATAGTTCAGCTCATTGATGACTTTAAAATCTCTGGTGTCAATGGTGTTC ATGTGTGTATGGTACTAGAGGTGCTCGGTCACCAGCTGTTGAAATGGATCATCAAATCAAACTACATGGGTTTGCCTATGGTCTGTGTGAAGAGCATTCTACGACAG GTTCTGGAGGGCTTGGATTACTTGCACACAAAATGCAAGATCATCCACACAGACATAAAGCCAGAGAATATCCTGCTGGATGTGAATGAGGTGTATGTGAGACGACTGGCGGCAGAGGCCACGTTATGGCAGAAGACCGGAGCTCCGCCCCCTTCTGGCTCCTCCG TTAGCACGGCCCCAAGGGAAAAACAG ATGGGtaaattatctaaaaataaaaagaagaagttGAAGAGGAAAGCCAAAAGGCAGCAGCGTCTGTTGGACGAGAGGCTGTTGGACCTGCAGAGGATGGAGGAGTTGGATGGAGTTTTGCCGCTGGATGCTTCTGGAAACACACGAGCGCTCTGGAGGCTCAGCGAGGATGGAGAGGGTGACGACAAACACGCACAAA TGAACGGTAACGGACACTTTATAGGAGCTCTGAATAAACACAGTCCAGAATCGGGCTTGTCGTGGTTGGAGGAGGGCTGTAACGGCTTCGGACCCCTGCGCTTCTCCAGCCCTGGATCGGGTCTGTCCGGCATGTCTGGCTCCATCCTGTCAGCTACCTCGGAGTCGGCTCTGTCCGGATACTCCACGGAACGCTCACTGCTCTCTCCCAACA CATACTCTGCTGCTGATTTCTTAGTGAATCCTCTAGAACCTCAGAACGCAGATAAAATACGCATCAAGATTGCAGATCTAGGCAATGCATGCTGGGTG CACAAGCACTTTACCGAGGACATCCAGACGCGTCAGTACCGAGCTCTGGAGGTGCTGATCGGAGCCGAGTACGGACCCCCCGCTGACATATGGAGCACTGCGTGTATG GCGTTTGAGTTGGCGACCGGAGACTATCTGTTTGAGCCTCACTCAGGAGAGGACTACACTCGAGATGAAG ATCACATAGCTCACATCATTGAGCTGCTGGGTCCTATTCCTCCACACTTCGCCCTGTCAGGCAGATACTCCAGAGAATACTTCAACAGAAGAG gtgaacTGAGGCACATCTCCAACCTGAAGCCGTGGGGGCTGTTCGAGGTGTTACTAGAGAAGTACGAGTGGCCGCTGGATCAAGCAGCACAGTTCAGTGACTTCCTGCTCACCATGTTTGAGTTCATCCCGGAGAACCGCGCTACAGCCGCCGAGTGTCTGCAGCACCCCTGGATCAACTCCTAA
- the tsr2 gene encoding pre-rRNA-processing protein TSR2 homolog, which translates to MAPLSSSTCVLFSEAVRAVLETWPVLQIAVDNGFGGAHSQQKAEWMVHALQQYFIDNDELQQDEVEEFISDLMNNEFDTLVDDGSLPQVAQKVCEMFQQCQQDRLTEVREQIKQMIQKKSAGRAKATPAKTPAAADDDDDESEDEEAMECDGGADGAPVNGAAAKEQHLPSRAASHEEEDDGWTVVRRKK; encoded by the exons ATGGCGCCGCTCTCATCTTCCACATGTGTATTGTTCAGTGAGGCAGTTCGGGCTGTTTTGGAAACGTGGCCGGTGCTACAA ATCGCGGTGGATAATGGTTTCGGGGGCGCGCACAGTCAGCAGAAAGCGGAGTGGATGGTGCACGCGCTGCAGCAGTACTTCATCGATAACG ATGAGCTGCAGCAGGACGAGGTGGAGGAGTTCATCTCTGACCTGATGAACAACGAGTTCGACACGCTCGTGGACGACGGCAGCTTGCCGCAG GTGGCGCAGAAGGTGTGTGAGATGTTCCAGCAGTGTCAGCAGGACAGACTGACGGAGGTCAGAGAGCAGATCAAGCAGATGATTCAGAAGAAGAGCGCTGGGAGAGCAAAGGCCACACCTGCTAAAAcacctgctgctgctgatgatgatgatgatgagagtGAAGATGAAGAG GCTATGGAGTGTGATGGAGGTGCAGATGGAGCTCCAGTCAACGGTGCAGCAGCGAAGGAGCAGCATCTTCCTTCTCGGGCCGCGAGtcatgaggaagaggatgatggCTGGACAGTTGTGCGCAGGAAGAAGTGA